Proteins encoded within one genomic window of Bemisia tabaci chromosome 2, PGI_BMITA_v3:
- the Sas-4 gene encoding uncharacterized protein Sas-4, which produces MHRLEEMKVWQKEQQSKLLNGQQQEEKDFLEAQKKQILNLLSLNERNHSPNLEDGSSMDSKVLDYSQTSEEILNFNPSTNYDSEESRKNRIKYLEALLNECYHKKALLEEMPISSSGQDYEKLLEMSLSQNKENNPYEEQEAQLEMIKSKPKKPFLRRGEGLARFNMTPEDFKKPVKMNFYRTRSHAALRNTQSSVTTSNKRSTPVRSKPPPPQKSRQSTTSTVFKNARMQPSTLKSSQSAPTTSCTKTAQKMNALSSILKKPTNPPVLSQRENQSSSVPCDEYKQKKKEEKELRVFEILEEKVGEASFCSTSSTIAQLMDDSVKVTPLKENNDINQRREGTAVNHPGGEKVASKQNLQYPEAELNDDTEVGDDDGWTDISSDEESGETDKASFSSDDGERLCSPPPNFQKHAHFNDDIIYQRASAPCLPTSKENPPLKSALRPSASLPSQDAALPKTSGTYPQSSALNSITQKDFEDLGLKFQPENLLQNLMKDQSSLYEKYNPLKKQADSTNFKTELLQQRLEDLEKELQVFRKENAKLLQQKQELESERATFKKQKREFETRMKKFHEEDEARLAEERKKLQKERLVFERYTKEVRSKPSKQEQEEIKMLKNEVAELKKELERKEGKWGSTLARLRNQMKVMEKDNNHLKEEVITLQKGSAQKQLISKGVKLADGMMNTKIIHAINKQLSNLTPEDIEELLDKREQILKKPQIINKPSNLKTVKKRRESTLKNCKDPDKVQKRVQINIQNESDTPDSDDKDPILEAVRKPVLKAVYPEEDVVLKQYEDDFFTKKDTSPLRQTFESKVEGDIIDCISVDGNREKIYPDGRKEIWLPNGNVKKISPDGNLIKIIYYNGDVKEMVVAENLTKYYYAASKTWHTTYGDGLEILEFSNGQVEKRLTDGTVEISFPNGSSRKIFPDGLEEWTFSDKSVLKTNKKTGYRMLELPNGQKEIHTSEYKKREFADGTVKLVYPDGTQETRYANGRIRLKDKNGKLIMDSDVKLT; this is translated from the exons TACCATAAAAAGGCACTTTTAGAAGAAATGCCTATCTCGTCATCTGGTCAAGACTATGAAAAGCTCCTTGAGATGAGTCTCTCacagaacaaagaaaataatccTTACGAAGAACAGGAAGCTCAACTAGAAATGATAAAGTCTAAACCAAAGAAGCCATTCTTAAGAAGAGGGGAAGGACTTGCTAGATTCAACATGACACCAGAGGATTTTAAAAAACCGGTCAAAATGAACTTTTACCGCACTCGGAGCCATGCTGCTTTACGGAACACTCAAAGTAGTGTTACCACTAGCAACAAGCGCAGTACACCTGTAAGGAGTAAACCTCCGCCCCCACAAAAGTCGAGGCAATCTACAACCTCAACAGTTTTCAAGA atgctAGGATGCAGCCATCAACTTTGAAGTCCTCGCAGAGTGCTCCCACTACAAGTTGTACCAAAactgcacaaaaaatgaatgcTCTCTcttctattttgaaaaaacccaCAAATCCTCCAGTATTAAGTCAACGAGAGAACCAGTCGTCTTCTGTACCTTGTGATGAGTACAAACAAAAGAAG aaagaagaaaaagaactgAGGGTGTTTGAAATCCTTGAAGAAAAAGTTGGGGAGGCAAGTTTTTGTTCCACATCATCAACAATCGCGCAGTTGATGGACGATTCAGTGAAGGTGACGcccttgaaagaaaataatgataTCAACCAAAGAAGGGAAGGAACAGCTGTCAACCATCCAG GAGGTGAGAAAGTAGCATCGAAACAAAATCTACAATACCCGGAAGCTGAACTCAACGATGATACTGAAGTAGGGGATGATGATGGCTGGACAGATATTAGCTCTGATGAGGAGTCTGGGGAAACTGACAAGGCAAGCTTTAGCTCGGATGATGGTGAACGATTATGCAGTCCTCCGCCCAACTTCCAGAAACATGCTCACTTCAATGATGATATTATCTACCAAAGAGCCTCTGCGCCCTGCTTGCCTACTTCTAAAGAGAATCCCCCCCTGAAAAGTGCTCTCCGCCCATCAGCAAG tttacCCAGCCAAGATGCTGCTTTAccaaaaaccagtggcacttaTCCGCAATCCTCTGCTCTTAATTCAATAACACAGAAGGATTTTGAAGATCTTGGTCTTAAATTCCAGCCTGAAAATTTACTCCAGAACTTGATGAAAGATCAGAGCTCattatatgaaaaatataaTCCGTTAAAGAAGCAAGCTGACTCTACAAACTTTAAGACCGAGTTACTACAACAGAG GTTAGAGGATCTTGAGAAGGAGTTGCAAGTGTTTCGGAAGGAGAATGCAAAGTTGTTGCAACAGAAACAAGAGTTAGAATCAGAGCGAGCTacgtttaaaaaacaaaagcgGGAGTTTGAAACCAGGATGAAGAAGTTTCACGAGGAAGATGAAGCGCGACTAGCAGAGGAACGTAAGAAGTTGCAGAAAGAACGGCTGGTCTTTGAGAGGTATACGAAAGAAGTGCGAAGTAAACCAAGTAAGCAGGAGCAAGAAGAGATCAAGATGCTCAAGAATGAG GTTGCAGAATTGAAAAAGGAATTGGAACGCAAAGAGGGTAAATGGGGATCAACTTTAGCTCGACTTCGCAACCAAATGAAAGTAATGGAGAAGGATAATAATCATCTCAAAGAGGAAGTAATCACTTTGCAGAAAGGGTCAGCACAGAAACAG ctaatttcaAAAGGCGTGAAACTTGCTGACGGCATGATGAACACTAAAATTATCCATGCAATCAACAAACAGCTTAGCAACCTCACTCCAGAAGATATTGAAGAGCTTTTGGATAAGCGCGAACAAATCCTTAAGAAACCTCAAATCATTAACAAGCCCTCTAACCTGAAAACAGTTAAGAAACGACGCGAATCGACCCTCAAGAATTGTAAGGACCCTGATAAAGTCCAAAAAAGGGTTCAGATCAACATTCAAAACGAGAGCGATACTCCGGATTCAGATGATAAGGATCCAATTCTTGAAGCCGTTCGAAAACCTGTCCTCAAAGCCGTTTACCCAGAAGAAGATGTCGTATTGAAACAATATGAGGATGATTTCTTCACTAAAAAGGATACATCCCCATTGAGGCAAACTTTTGAATCGAAAGTGGAAGGCGATATAATTGATTGCATTTCAGTTGATGGCAACCGCGAGAAAATCTACCCTGATGGGAGAAAAGAAATCTGGCTCCCAAATGGGAACGTCAAAAAAATCTCACCAGATGGGAACTTGATCAAAATTATCTACTACAATGGCGATGTGAAAGAGATGGTGGTTGCGGAAAATTTGACTAAGTACTACTATGCTGCAAGCAAGACTTGGCACACAACTTACGGCGATGGATTAGAGATTCTTGAATTTTCCAA tggacaagttgaaaaacgaCTGACGGATGGTACTGTAGAGATCTCTTTTCCCAACGGAAGTTCCCGCAAAATCTTTCCTGATGGATTGGAAGAATGGACTTTTAGTGACAAGTCAGTTCTGAAAACCAACAAGAAAACTGGTTATAGAATGTTAGAGCTGCCAAATGGACAGAAAGAAATCCATACCTCAGAGTATAAG aagCGAGAATTTGCTGATGGCACCGTGAAACTAGTCTATCCTGATGGGACTCAAGAAACTCGTTATGCTAACGGTAGAATTCGGCTGAAAGATAAGAATGGTAAACTGATTATGGACTCAGATGTTAAGTTAACCTAA